In the genome of Macrobrachium nipponense isolate FS-2020 chromosome 42, ASM1510439v2, whole genome shotgun sequence, one region contains:
- the LOC135213443 gene encoding uncharacterized protein LOC135213443: MELENQQLAKTIKQNDIQMGSLLAELEEAEKEIGLCFHIIEEQEKNVKDYFEGEIKQKNDVIESLHQQLEVALQREKDMESILIEAKGNERKASLIKEQLENRNSQVKELLLEVERLKGENEALEQKWANALREAGLEQQLLRQRAEEHVEISFYWQQKFEEANKEVELSKHREEDLRGKLKDCEKEVEMAVNSIREMKSNVKLAEDQLKENHLFIKEKEEEHNEMRMQYQEDLKKKDDEIERLLELVRNLLQEQERAREQQRIKEQALRNEDKYLLNALLHGIAERNFHLEHIALEYGNENQQNITEEKQGKERDDDMFGYMQKRKQEQYDRAQQERNNYMKQWGDLTQMLEALMCGDEILPELENEIVGQNSEIETHRCGVVFLNTNNETPDQGHDDRPTRNEIQILQKEYDEVSRQLKEAKDRFEKAEEKAQELQGKLKEAEYKLTQIETLDHRAVFKSEADRCIDDQDFDSALALLRMIVKRFGNELECRVKELRCLLTLARTDEAQDVLNDLPKEFKESIIIKIESALLSACNLEFWESRNLLSQVLDICPNHPRALIAQKFVEQRMLWEALPGMIDAKDYDTALENIAVAMSLGCLYPWVSVDLARIKGNILCSLGKLQEACECFLSVLAVDEDQEDCRLRLGLCFLLLGRHTHAINEFTRLEDEDEKGEYLVSLAEDLEKMQQYGCPYKVLDVETDIAQDEIRIAYRRSALKCHPDKSKEADKDKAHLLMLQVNYANDLLSNVKERKKYDNTRQAVEEYAAEVFKNPNLPEWLDDDEEDESESDCDFKYNSDSDDESDYGDESDSDDESESDSEDDSDDESESDSESDSDIEGNFALMECSHCDYLDNESSVGQLEEEDDDSYEELEDEDEDDAWEDIPNEEYLEESDEEGDELDADDEDDDDAWEDIPSEECLEESSEGGDETDEESQDECDSNAFEESDDDSNDE; this comes from the coding sequence ATGGAACTCGAAAACCAACAGTTGGCCAAGACAATTAAACAAAATGATATCCAGATGGGATCACTGTTGGCGGAACTGGAAGAGGCAGAGAAAGAGATCGGCCTTTGCTTTCACATCATAGAGGAACAAGAGAAGAATGTGAAAGATTACTTTGAAGGAGAGATCAAGCAGAAGAATGATGTGATAGAAAGCCTTCACCAGCAACTCGAGGTTGCTCTCCAACGCGAAAAGGATATGGAAAGCATTCTAATAGaagcaaaaggaaatgaaagaaaagcaaGCCTTATCAAGGAACAACTGGAGAATAGAAACAGTCAAGTAAAAGAGTTGTTACTTGAAGTAGAGAGACTGAAGGGTGAAAATGAAGCATTGGAACAAAAATGGGCAAATGCACTGAGAGAAGCAGGGTTAGAACAACAACTACTAAGGCAAAGGGCAGAAGAACATGTAGAAATAAGTTTCTACTGGCAGCAGAAGTTTGAGGAAGCTAACAAAGAGGTGGAGTTGTCAAAGCATCGTGAAGAGGACCTTCGAGGAAAACTGAAGGATTGTGAAAAGGAAGTGGAAATGGCAGTCAACAGCATAAGGGAGATGAAAAGTAATGTCAAGCTTGCTGAAGATCAGCTAAAGGAGAATCATCTGTTTAtcaaggagaaggaggaagagcatAATGAAATGAGGATGCAGTATCAAGAGGACCTGAAGAAAAAGGACGACGAAATAGAGAGACTGCTAGAATTGGTGAGGAATCTGCTTCAAGAGCAGGAACGTGCCCGAGAACAGCAAAGGATAAAAGAACAGGCGTTGAGGAATGAAGATAAATATTTGCTGAATGCACTTCTGCATGGAATTGCTGAGAGGAATTTCCATCTCGAACACATTGCACTCGAGTATGGAAATGAAAATCAGCAAAACATTACTGAAGAAAAGCAGGGTAAAGAGAGAGACGACGACATGTTTGGTTACATGCAGAAAAGAAAACAGGAACAATATGACAGGGCCCAACAAGAGAGAAACAATTACATGAAGCAGTGGGGTGATTTAACCCAGATGTTGGAAGCTTTAATGTGTGGAGATGAAATTCTGCCAGAACTGGAGAATGAAATTGTCGGTCAGAACTCTGAAATTGAGACCCACAGATGTGGAGTTGTGTTTCTCAACACGAATAATGAAACTCCTGATCAAGGCCATGATGACAGACCCACAAGGAATGAGATTCAGATTTTGCAGAAAGAATATGATGAAGTATCCAGACAGCTGAAAGAGGCGAAAGATAGGTTTGAAAAGGCAGAAGAGAAGGCACAGGAGCTACAGGGCAAGCTCAAAGAGGCAGAATATAAGCTGACTCAAATAGAAACTCTTGATCATCGAGCAGTGTTTAAATCTGAAGCTGACCGATGTATTGATGATCAAGATTTCGATTCTGCTCTTGCCCTCTTGAGAATGATTGTAAAACGGTTTGGCAACGAGTTAGAGTGTCGGGTCAAGGAGTTAAGATGCTTGTTGACACTAGCCAGGACAGACGAGGCCCAGGATGTGCTAAATGATCTTCCCAAAGAATTTAAGGAgtctattattatcaaaatagagtCAGCTTTGCTCAGTGCATGCAATTTGGAGTTCTGGGAGTCCAGAAACCTTTTGTCACAAGTGCTAGATATATGTCCAAATCACCCTAGGGCATTAATAGCACAAAAATTTGTAGAGCAGAGGATGCTATGGGAAGCTCTTCCTGGGATGATTGATGCCAAGGACTATGACACTGCACTGGAAAATATTGCTGTGGCCATGTCTCTTGGATGTCTCTATCCTTGGGTATCTGTCGACTTGGCCAGAATTAAAGGAAACATTTTGTGCAGTCTTGGAAAGTTGCAAGAGGCATGTGAATGTTTCCTCAGTGTTCTTGCTGTGGATGAGGACCAGGAGGACTGCAGGTTACGACTAGGCTTGTGCTTCTTATTACTAGGAAGACACACACATGCTATTAACGAGTTTACAAGATTAGAAGATGAGGATGAAAAGGGAGAATACTTGGTATCACTGGCTGAAGACCTGGAGAAAATGCAACAATATGGTTGCCCCTATAAAGTCCTAGATGTTGAAACAGATATTGCTCAGGATGAAATAAGAATTGCCTACAGGAGGAGTGCCCTAAAATGCCACCCAGATAAGAGCAAAGAGGCTGACAAAGACAAAGCACATTTACTCATGCTTCAAGTCAATTATGCAAATGATTTATTAAGTAATGTCAAGGAGAGGAAAAAATATGATAACACCAGGCAAGCTGTTGAAGAGTATGCCGCTGAAGTATTTAAAAATCCTAACCTTCCAGAATGGTTAGATGATGATGAGGAAGATGAATCAGAAAGTGATTGTGACTTTAAATATAATTCTGATTCTGATGACGAATCTGATTATGGTGACGAATCTGATTCGGATGACGAATCTGAATCTGATTCAGAGGATGATTCTGATGACGAATCTGAATCTGATTCAGAAAGTGATTCTGATATTGAAGGGAATTTTGCATTAATGGAATGTTCCCATTGTGATTATCTAGATAATGAATCAAGTGTTGGCcaactggaggaggaggatgacgatTCATATGAAGAATTGGAGGATGAGGATGAAGATGATGCATGGGAAGATATTCCTAATGAGGAATATCTTGAAGAATCAGACGAGGAAGGTGATGAACTTGAcgctgatgatgaagatgatgatgatgcatgGGAAGATATTCCTAGCGAGGAGTGTCTTGAAGAATCTTCTGAGGGAGGTGATGAAACTGACGAAGAATCACAAGATGAATGTGATAGCAATGCATTTGAGGAATCTGATGATGACTCTAATGATGAATAA